DNA from Asticcacaulis excentricus:
GGCCCCAATTCGTCGGCCACAGCCATAGGCAGTCTGACGCGCGACATTGGTTCCGGCTCGGCCCTGATGAGCTTTACTCAGATCGGGCTGGCGACACTGGTATCGGCGGTGGTGTCGGCGCTTCAGGCGCAAACCCTGACGCCGATTGTGCTTGTCATGACGGTGAGTGTGCTGATTGGGCGCGTCGTCCTGTTCGTCGGTGAGCGCCTGGGACGCCCCACACATGACTGAGGGAGCGGCCGGACGTTACACCCTGTGGGCCATTATCGGCGTCATTGGCGGCATGTTGTCGTTTCAGTTCGGCGCCGGCATCGCCAAGTCGTTGTTCAGCAGTGTGGGGCCGTTGGGGGCGACGGCCCTGCGTCAGACATTGGCGGCGATCTTCCTGATGGCGCTGTTTCGCCCGTGGCGGAATTGGCCGCCGCGCTCGGCGTGGAAGTGGCTGATCGTTTTCGGGCTCAATCTTGGGCTGATGAACCTGTGCTTTTACCTGTCGTTTCAGCGCATCCCGCTGGGCATTGCCGTCGCCATCGAATTTATGGGCCCGCTCAGCGTCGCGGTATGGAGTTCACGCCGGGCGCTGGATTTCGTCTGGGTGGCCTGCGCCGCCACGGGCTTATGGTTTTTGTTGCCTCACGCGGGGGGCGGGGCGCTTGATCCTATCGG
Protein-coding regions in this window:
- a CDS encoding EamA family transporter, giving the protein MTEGAAGRYTLWAIIGVIGGMLSFQFGAGIAKSLFSSVGPLGATALRQTLAAIFLMALFRPWRNWPPRSAWKWLIVFGLNLGLMNLCFYLSFQRIPLGIAVAIEFMGPLSVAVWSSRRALDFVWVACAATGLWFLLPHAGGGALDPIGVALAVAAGVGWASYILLGQKVAQRVPEGQAVSFGVAFSCLVTLPLALITIGAPLFQPQILLTGLMVALLSSAVPYTLEMFALKRIPAHTFSILMSLEPALAALSGLILLHEALSPQQWLAIALVVLASGGSALTARRAQMAPQ